TTTAACCACTGGAGCTTTTCAACGTATTTCCCGGGATTGTCAAGATCAAGTTTTTCGCCATGATAGTATTCGTAATATATTTTGGCATAGAAATCCATAGGCAAATGCCTGTTTTTTTTATTAGCCCATATAGAATTTTCTTCACCGGATTCATAGTTGTAACTTTGCAGTACAAATAAAGGAAATTATTTCTATCTCCTTCTTTGTTAAATACAATATGGAAATTTCAATTATAATAAGTACCTATAATGCCACAAAATGGTTAGAAAAAGTTCTTTGGGGTTATCACAACCAAATATTTAAAGATTTTGAAATGGTCATAGCTGATGATGGCTCGGGTCCTGAAACAAAGGAGTTAATTGATTCCATGGCTAAAAACGTATTTTATCCCATTAAACATGTTTGGCAGGAGGATGAAGGTTTTCAAAAATCCCGAATTCTGAACAAAGCGCTAATGGCCTGTTCAGCGGATTATATCGTCATGAGTGATGGTGATTGTATTCCAAGAAATGATTTTCTTCAGGTGCATCAGGATAATAAAGAAGCGGGGCATTTTATTTCAGGAGGGTATTTTAAACTTCCCATGGATATTTCTAAAATGATAACGAAAGAAGATATTATATCCGGAAACTGTTTCAATAAAACCTGGCTTAAGGAAAGAGGCTTGAAAAAGTCGTTTAAGAACAATAAGTTGACAACTAAAAAGGCCAAAGCAGCGTTTATGAATAAAATTACTACCACCAATTCCACCTGGAATGGTCACAATTCTTCCGGCTGGAAAAAGGATATTTTTAAGGTTAACGGATTTGATGAACGAATGCAATACGGAGGTCAGGACAGAGAACTTGGTGAGCGAATGATGAACCTTGGAATCAAGGGCAAACAATTCAGATACAGCGCAATTTGTCTGCATCTAGACCATAAAAGGGGCTATAAAACACCCGAATCGATTCAAAAAAATCTGGACATACGATCAAAAGTGAAAAAGGATAACATCAAGTATACACCTTTCGGAATCGTAAAAGAAAATTGATTCGCTAAACAGCTACGTTATACTCTCGAAGTGCGTCATTCAAAGAGGTTTTTTTGTTGGTAGATTCCTTTCTTTTTCCGATGATCAAGGCACACGGAACCTGATAATCTCCAGCTTTAAAAGTCTTGGTATAACTTCCCGGAATAACAACCGATCTGGCAGGAACTCTTCCTCTCATTTCAACAGGTTCATCTCCTGTAACATCAATGATTTTGGTGCTCATGGTGAGTACGACGTTGGCTCCAAGAACAGCCTCCTTTTCAACTCTCACACCTTCTACAACAATGCATCTTGAACCAACAAAAACACCATCTTCGATAATCACAGGTGCAGCCTGGAGAGGTTCAAGCACCCCTCCGATACCCACTCCACCGCTGAGATGTACATTCTTACCGATCTGAGCACAACTACCAACGGTAGCCCAGGTATCAACCATAGTACCTTCGTCTACGTAGGCTCCAATATTAACATAACTCGGCATTAGGATTGTACCTGAAGATATAAACGACCCATGTCGGGCTACTGCATGAGGAACTACCCGAATACCCTTTTCTTTATATCCTTTTTTCAATGGGATCTTATCGTGATATTCAAAAATACCGGCCTCCAGGGTTTCCATCTTCTGAATCGGAAAGTAAAGCACAACCGCCTTTTTCACCCATTCGTTGACCTGCCATCCATTTTCAACGGGCTCGGCAACTCTTAAGGATCCACCGTCGAGCAAGTCGATAACTTTTTTGATGGCATCCTGTACTTCAGGTTTAGCTAAATCTTCCCTGTTATCCCAGGCTTTTTCTATAATATCGCGTAATTCTTTCATAAGGTTCAAAAATAAGAGGCAAATATAAAAAGCATGAAATAAAAAATCCATTTTTTTTATATTCTTTTAATTCAAAAAAGAGGTAAATTTGCAAAAATTCAAAATATGTCAAGAATTCTGGCACTGGACTATGGCGAGAAAAGAATTGGAATTGCTGTGACCGATGAATTAAAAATCATTGCATCAGGACTGACAACTGTTAAGACTATTGATATATTTAATTTTTTGGACCAGTATCTTGAGACGGAAAAGGTTGAATTGATTTTAGTCGGGGAGCCTAAACAAATGAACAATAAGCCCTCGGAAAGCGAAAAATTAATTGCTCCTTTTCTCAAAAATCTGAGAAGTCGTTATAAGAAAATACCGGTCAAACGAGTTGATGAACGATTTACATCTAAAATGGCTTTTCAAACCATGATAGATGGTGGATTGAAAAAAAAACAAAGAAAAAACAAGGCATTGATTGATGAAATCAGCGCCACAATTATACTACAGTCTTATCTGTACAATAACTAAGTTAGAATTATGGTATTACCTATAGTTGCTTACGGAGATCCCGTCCTTAGAAAAGTTGGAAAAGAAATCACTCAGGAGTATCCCAACCTCGATGAGTTAATTGTCAATATGCAGGAGACCATGAAAAACGCGCAGGGAGTAGGACTGGCGGCACCTCAAATTGGCAGGGACATACGATTATTTTTGATCGATGCTTCTCCTTTTGCAGAAAGTGATGAATTGGATGAGGAGGAAAAAGCATTTCTTAAGACTTTCAAGAAAACCTTTATCAATGCTCAGATCATAGAGGAAGAAGGGGAAGAATGGGCATTTAGCGAAGGATGTTTAAGTATCCCAAACATCAACGAGGATGTTTACAGAAATGAAACGATCACTATTGAGTACCAAGATGAAAATTTTAACAATAAAAAGGAAACACTTTCGGGGCTGGCGGCACGTATCTTTCAACATGAGTATGATCACATCGAAGGGATTTTATTTACTGACAAATTATCATCCCTGAAGAAAAGACTCCTTAAAAAGAAATTAGAAAATATATCCAAGGGGAAAGTGGATGTAGACTACAGAATGAGGTTCCCTAATCTTAAAAAATAAAAATGAACATATGACATTAGAAAAAGTAATCGCAATTTCAGGAAAACCCGGACTGTTCGAGATCATTTCTCAATCAAAATCAGGAGTAATCGTAGAATCATTAGCCGATAAAAAAAGATTTCCTGTTAATTCTTTACACAATATCAGCACCTTAAATGATATAGCAATTTATACCTATGAAGAAGAGATTCCGTTAAAACAGGTGTTTTGCTCCATATTCGACAAGGAAGAAGGAAAGGAATCAATCAATCCTAAATCCTCTAAAAATGAATTACTAAATTATTTTAGCGAGGTGTTACCAGATTTTGATCAGGAAAGAGTGTATGCCTCCAATATTAAAAAAGTACTGGCATGGTATAATTCTCTCGTTGCCGCTAATTTCGATTTTACGGGACTCAAAGCGGAATTGGAGCAGGAAAAAACTGAAGAAGAATCTTAACATCCGCCGATGACTCAAAGAGAAATGCAATTGAAAGCCTTTGGTGACCTATTGGACATCATGGATGAATTAAGAGAAAAATGCCCGTGGGACAGAAA
This DNA window, taken from Lutimonas zeaxanthinifaciens, encodes the following:
- the def gene encoding peptide deformylase — encoded protein: MVLPIVAYGDPVLRKVGKEITQEYPNLDELIVNMQETMKNAQGVGLAAPQIGRDIRLFLIDASPFAESDELDEEEKAFLKTFKKTFINAQIIEEEGEEWAFSEGCLSIPNINEDVYRNETITIEYQDENFNNKKETLSGLAARIFQHEYDHIEGILFTDKLSSLKKRLLKKKLENISKGKVDVDYRMRFPNLKK
- a CDS encoding DUF5606 family protein; the encoded protein is MTLEKVIAISGKPGLFEIISQSKSGVIVESLADKKRFPVNSLHNISTLNDIAIYTYEEEIPLKQVFCSIFDKEEGKESINPKSSKNELLNYFSEVLPDFDQERVYASNIKKVLAWYNSLVAANFDFTGLKAELEQEKTEEES
- a CDS encoding 2,3,4,5-tetrahydropyridine-2,6-dicarboxylate N-succinyltransferase, which produces MKELRDIIEKAWDNREDLAKPEVQDAIKKVIDLLDGGSLRVAEPVENGWQVNEWVKKAVVLYFPIQKMETLEAGIFEYHDKIPLKKGYKEKGIRVVPHAVARHGSFISSGTILMPSYVNIGAYVDEGTMVDTWATVGSCAQIGKNVHLSGGVGIGGVLEPLQAAPVIIEDGVFVGSRCIVVEGVRVEKEAVLGANVVLTMSTKIIDVTGDEPVEMRGRVPARSVVIPGSYTKTFKAGDYQVPCALIIGKRKESTNKKTSLNDALREYNVAV
- the ruvX gene encoding Holliday junction resolvase RuvX, with amino-acid sequence MSRILALDYGEKRIGIAVTDELKIIASGLTTVKTIDIFNFLDQYLETEKVELILVGEPKQMNNKPSESEKLIAPFLKNLRSRYKKIPVKRVDERFTSKMAFQTMIDGGLKKKQRKNKALIDEISATIILQSYLYNN
- a CDS encoding glycosyltransferase family 2 protein; translation: MEISIIISTYNATKWLEKVLWGYHNQIFKDFEMVIADDGSGPETKELIDSMAKNVFYPIKHVWQEDEGFQKSRILNKALMACSADYIVMSDGDCIPRNDFLQVHQDNKEAGHFISGGYFKLPMDISKMITKEDIISGNCFNKTWLKERGLKKSFKNNKLTTKKAKAAFMNKITTTNSTWNGHNSSGWKKDIFKVNGFDERMQYGGQDRELGERMMNLGIKGKQFRYSAICLHLDHKRGYKTPESIQKNLDIRSKVKKDNIKYTPFGIVKEN